AGTTCGATCGCTCGATCAAAGCCATTTCTTAACGCCACTCCTTTGCCCTGATTCACCTCATGGGTCAAGATTTCGAACTCAGGAAATTCTTTTAATATCTCAGGCGTATCATCCGTAGCGCCATCGTTGATCACGATGACATTATCGGTGTACATACTCAGCTTTTCGAGCACCGGTCGGATCTTCGGACCATTGTTGTAGGTAGGAACTAAAACGCAATATGTCAGCGTATCTACCTCAGGCTGCATCGAAGGTCGCTTGCTGTTTGAACATGATATCCTCGCCTTCTTTTGCTTTAAGACTTGCCTTCACTTTTAGCCCCTCTTCCGATTCTGCACAGTTGAAACTCAAGACCAGCTCAGGAGTAGCAGTAGGATCGATCATTCGGAGAAACTTCACATTGGCGGCTTTTTGCAGCTTCACTTTCTTACCAGTAGCTTTTTCTATGGCTCGTCTTAAAATCTCCATAGTCACCACACCCGGTAAAACCGGCTGCTGAGGAAAGTGTCCTTTGAAAACTTCATGGGCTGAATCGATAGTCAGAGCAATCTCATACTGCCCTTCCGACTCCACCAACTCTCCAAAGGATATTAGCTTTTCAAAATTTTCTTTATTCATGGCGATAATTATTCGGTAAAAACGGTTGCATCTGTCAGCGTATTCAGCTGATGATTCGAAAATTGAATCCGTCGAAAATCCGTTTCTGTCTCAAAGAAAACCAATTCTTTCAAGAGGAGCGACTCTTCATCAAACTTCAGACTTACTTTTTCGAACATGCGTTTCATGGTCTTCTTCGTTGGTAGCAGGTCTACCTCCACTACTCCATTAGCAAACCCAATATTCACATCAAAATCTCCACTCTGCAAAATCGAACCATCCATGGTAGTAAGCAAGAACCTTTTAAAACCTGCAATCTGCGGGCTATTGAGTGGAATGTTCTTTTTCTTTCCACCTTCCATTTTATAGGCTTCATCACTTTTGATCACAAAAGCATAAGCTTCAGGTGACTTTTGATCCCACTTCATCACTCCAGGTTTCATGAAGTAAAATTGACCACTAGCTTCCATGGTTTCATCTAGAAATGAAAACTCCTGTTCCTGATCAAAATCACTCACTATTGATGTCGTCTTCGCATTGAAAGCTTCCAATCGAGAAAGAAACTTCTCTACTCTATCCTGCGCTTCAACCTCTACTGTCAGGCAAATGATTGCCAACCCAAGCATCAAGCTGTATATCCTCTTTTTCATATTCGTTCTGTTATTGAGACAAAACACCAAATTCCATACCTCTTTTTCGAATTCCATCAATCAACTCTGGCAAAGCCTCACAAGTACTCTTGACTCGCTCGTGCATCAGCACGATATCCCCGGGTTTCGTTTGAGTAATCACCTTTTGCACCTTCAAAGAATCAAAATCATAAGCTGTATCATAGGTACGTAGCGACCAACCAATCATTTGCAGCCCGCGCTTCTTGATCACCTGAGCGACATTCGGGTTGGTGACACCAAATGGAGGTCTAAAATAGACTTCCTCCTTTCCACTCAAGTCAGTTAGTAGATTTTGTGCCCGCATAATATCTTTATCCAGGGCTGACCCAAACTTAAATCCAAATGCCGGTTCGTGCAGATAGGTGTGCCCACCTACCATATGTCCTTCTGCGATGATTCTTTTGACTAACTCGGGATGAGCCTCTACATTTTTACCGATCAGGAAAAACATGGCCTTGACTTGTTTCTCTTTTAGGATGTCTAAAGTCAAGGGAGTGAGCTCTGGGTGCGGCCCATCATCAAAGGTCAACATGACCCGATCACTAGCCACATGATTTTGTGCCTTCACAAAAAAATTGACCCCTGGCATCATAGACATGGCGAACAAAAACAGGGAATAAACGAAAATCAAGATGAATGGCGAGGCATAGGAGCTCATTCCTCTGGCCACCATGATCCAAAGTCCTAATTCAAGAAGTAAAAAAATGATTAAGCTCCAATGAAATTTAGACACGTCTGAGAAGGGTCAGTCCAGTATATTGCGCATTGCTCAAGTTGATCACTACTGAGAAATCACCTGCTTTCCCCTCATTCTTCAACTTGTCGTAGGCAAGGTGAAATCCAAATGCCGAACTACTAAAGTATCGGCCTATCCATTGCGTATATAGCTGATGATTGATATCCAGATCTGCTTCTTGTACCTCGTTCAAGCCTACAAAATTACCAATACTGTCATCGACACGCAGGTCATGCGCCTGTAGCAAGGCCTCCAGCTCTACTTCAATCTTCGAAGTAGAAACAATCTTTACATCAGCTACTTCGATTCCTGCATCGGACTCATCCTTCAGCACGAAGAAACTACAACCTTCAGCCAGTTCGTTTCGCATGTCTTCAGGCCAATCTACCGCTTTAGCCAGCTCGTCTAGCACATCTATTTTTTCGTCTACTCCGCCTAGCATTACTGCCTGATCACCTTCTTTGATTCGAAGCATAGCGTCCATCAGTGCATATTCGAAGGACAGTCCCTTCTGCACGTGTGTCATATTGTAGCGCTGGTTCTTCAGTTGCAATGCAATCTGACCAGAGACTGAGTTGTGGCCCGATTGGATGAAAGACAGTGGAGGAATCAAACTCCCCTCCTCGGCAAGAATTGAGGATTTCAAAAACTTTTCAGTATCCATCAAACAGCCCAATCCAGAACCTACGATGATCGCTCCCAAATCTTCCACTCCAGCCTGCTGCATGCATGCCTGACTGGAAGCCAAAGACATTTTCATCATTTTAGAAGCCCTTCTGATCATAGCTGGAGGGATAAAGTCCTTGTAATTGGGTTCTAGAAGTGCCAAATCATTGGCCTTCCCAATTTTCAGCTCATATAAATTTTCGTTGAGAAAACTTGGCTGACAGGTGATCGATACCGCGGATTGGATGAATACTTTTCTCATGCTTTTGTAAAGATCAAAGAAGTACTATTGCCTCCGAAACCGAAGGAGTTAGACATGACCGCATTAATTTCTTTGTTTTCCCATTCAGTAGTTGGTGTTCGTTCGCTACTGGTCATTTTATCCTTCCAGTGCAGATTAGGAAACACACAACCATTTTGAATACTCATGATCGAGTAGACTGCTTCTACTCCACCAGCAGCTGCCAATGTATGACCTGTATAAGCCTTGGTAGAACTAAAGGAAAGATCCAGATCACCAAATACACGATCAATCGCACTCAGTTCCGAATTGTCATTATTTTTCGTGGCAGTGCCATGGGCATTGAGATAGTCGATATCTGCAGCTTGCAGACCTGCTAGCTTTAGCGACTCCTGCATCGCCAGATAGGCACCATTCCCCTCTGGGGAAGTGCCGGTCTGATGGTAGGCATCGTTGGTATTAGCCCAGCCTTTACAGACACCCATTTTTTTATTCCCTGAAGCTGCCAGACTTTTTTCATTTTCCAGCAGTAGAAACCCTGCACCCTCACCCAGATTCAGTCCCACCCGGTTTTCATCAAATGGTCTGCAATACTCCGTATCATAGATCATGAGTGACCCAAATCCATCGACGGTAAAATCTGTCAATGCATCTGTACCTCCAACCACGACTCGATCCAGCATACCTGCCTTGATCATTCTAGCGCCAAGCATGATAGCATTGGCTGCCGAAGAACAGGCCGTGCTCAAGGTATTCACGTAATGAGTGATACCCAGCAGCTGCGCCACCATATCAGTGACTGTCCCCAGATCATGAGTTAATAAGTTTCGTATTTGAGTGGGATCCTGACGCATGTAGAGGGATTGAAAATGTCTTTCACTCAAATCCATGCCTCCGGTCGTGGTTCCATTGATGAAGCCAGTTCGCAAATCTTGGTCTAGGTCCGTTTCGGCTATGGCCTCCTTGCAGGCTAGCATCGCGATCAAGCCAGTACGTGGCACCTGCGCCTCTGCATCTAATCCAAGCAAAGTCTTCAGCTCCTCGTCAGACTTGAGTAGTCCTCCTTTCAGCTTAGGCCCTTTGTTTGTTTTGAAAAGAGTCACACCTGTTTTGGCTGCCTTTAGGGCACGTAGATTTTCTTCTACGCCTATCCCAAGGGCAGTCACCACTCCCATACCGGTCACGAATGCTTCCATCAATTCTTATTTGCCTCGATGTATTTGGCTAGTGTTTCTATTGAATAAAAAATATCTCTTGCCTCTTCTGGATTGCCTACTTTCAATCCATAGTTGTTGTCCAGAATCACGATGATCTCTAGCGCGTCGATAGAGTCAAGTCCCAAACCATCACCAAACAATGGCTCATCATCTTTGATGTCCGCCGGGGTTACCTCTTCCAGGTTTAGCTGTTCGATCAGCTTTTCTTTTAATTCTTGTTTTAACTCCATTATGCTCTCTTTTACTCCTTTGCTACGAAATATAGCTCTAACTCAAACGCTTCTTCCAAGACTTCCACCCAGCCTCCCAGCACGGCTTCAGCCTTATTTTGTGCCACTAGCACTTGATTGGTTTTCATCCAGCGATCCTGATCAAACTGATCCGCCAGAGTGAATAAATTTTCTCCATACCACTTGTTGCGAATCGCTATTTCACCCAACACAATATTAGGCAAAGTGTAGACAAAATTCGCTGGGCTGGCAGCCTTTCCCTCATTGATATTTTGCTGATGAACCCAGTCCGTATCCAAACTGGCCGATGCATTCTGAAAGTGAAGGGCGATCGCATCATCTTGATAGGATTCAAGATCGTGCTCCTGTTTCAGAAGCTCCACCCCTATTACTCCTAACTTAGATAAATTATCCATTTTATGGAACTTGGGATAGCTCATATTTAATGAATGATAGAATGCCGACATCAATCCTTTGAGCGTACCATCATTCTCAGGCAATGGCTGTGACTTGCCATTGATTTCGAAGAGGTCCTTCTTTATTACTATAGAACTAATTGCTTTCAACATTCAACCTTTCTTATCACAGCAGCAGCATTACATCCCCCAAATCCCGAAGTGGTCTTTAGTATGGTATTTAGCTGCATTGCTTTATTTTCTGTTAAGACATTGATTTTTTCTGTAGTACCTGGGCTTTCACACCCCTTGGTAGCCAACATCTCGTTGTTATCCATGGATTGCATGCACATCACAAGCTCTAGCAGACCTGCTGCTCCGAGTGTATGCCCAAAATAGCCTTTCATGCTGTTGACAGGCTGCTTGGTTAGCCCCATTCGATGAAAAGCAATGGACTCCATGTCATCATTGTAGCGAGTAGCCGTACCATGGGCCGAGATCGCATCGATCTGTCCCACTTGCAGAGCCGACTGCTTTAGTGCCTTGGTTATGGATCTATAAAGCCCTTCTCCAGTACGGGAGGGTCCTGAGATGTGGTTGGCATCATTGGCACTCGCTCCACCTAATACTTCTTTGGGGCAAGCCATAAAATCTTTTTTATCTCCTGTCACCACTGCCGTAGCAATCGCTTCACCCAGAGACAGCCCATTTCTATTGGCATCAAATGGCTTACATTCCCTGTCACTCAATGCCATAAAGGACTCGAATCCTCTACAAGTAAATTCAGAGAACACATCCGCCCCAATGACCATTACCTTGTCATAATTGTTGGTCGCTATATAATCATGGGCCATAACTACCCCAAGCAAGCCAGATATACAAGCATTGGACACCACCTCGATATCCATCTGAATATCCAGTTTGGACGCCACGACTTCAGCTACAAACTGGGGTCTTACCTCCTTGCTTAATCCGGCTGCTAATCGATCGACATCACCTTTCGTAGTACAAAATATCATCAACCACTTCCCTTCCAAATCATTCATTCTGGATAAGGAGTATTGACAACTCTGAAGGACCAGAGACTCTAATTTGGTAAGGCCTTTTTCAAGATTATAATCTTCTATTATACCAAAAGGAATGTTAGAAGGGGCATGATCGTAGTGTTCATGCTTTTTCAAACCGGAGATGCCCTGCTGTGCCTTTGCAAAATTGACATGGGCACCTACTCCCAGCGGAGAGATGATATGTTCGGCTCCTATATAACTCATCCTTCTTTCCAATCTGCTTGATTCATCCATTCGGTATAAAACTCCGGATAGGATAATTCCAACTCTCTAGATTTGGCATGGAGAAACACCTGCTCAGTTTTCCCAATACAGCTTACCTGTCCGTTTTCCAGATTGATTACTTCATATTCATGGATCAGTTTGGCGGATCTTGATTTGATCAATCTGCATCTAATCTCCAAGTTCTCACCAAATGTAAGTGGCGACTTGTAGTTGATGTCTGCATGTACAATCGGAACAAAATACCCATTGTTTGCTATATCCATATAGGACATCCCGATGCTCTCACCTAGTTTTTCTCTGCCATCTTCAAAATACTTCAAATAGTTGCCGTGCCAAACGACACCCATGGCATCCACTTCAGAAAATCTCGCTCTTACAGATATGCTTACTTCCAGATACTCCATTAGTCTTCTTGCTGAATGAGGATTTTCATCTCGCAAGAAATCAAATCCTGATTTCCTACTTTGCTACTACCTGAGATAATAGTTACATTCATCACATCATTCTTTATGGTTACGGTGGTTTCTATTTGTGCGCCGATTGGTGGCAGGTCAGTTACTTCTACTTTGCTCACACCCCCGATGAACCCAACAGGCACAGGGATATTCCTTAAATGACACTCATATCCGACCTTGGCAGCAGCCGTTTGGGCAATATTTTCGATCAGTCCTGATTCAGTCAATTTCCCATCCAGCACAAACATATTATTCTCGCTCACCTCCAGACGAGAAACAATTTCTTTTTCTCCACAGCTGATCACCTCGTCTATCATGACGATCGGAGCTTTTTGTGGTATATAGTCGGTAATATTTTCTCGGTCGATTAGTGCTTTCATTCGTGATGAAAAAAGTTATAGTAATTAAACCAATGATCGGGTTTTTCCCTCACCTTTTGTTCCAAAATGTCGGCGAAGCTTTGCCCAATGGCTTGGGGGTCCTTTCTATCCGCATCGGTAAAGTGAGCTGAAAAGAAGTAGTGAAAATCGCTTTTCTTGTGTGCAAAAACAAACGCAAATGGAGATTTCAATTTTGAAATCAACTGAAACGGTCCTAATGGAAACAGAGCCTTCTGTCCAAAAAAGTCTAAATCCAGTGTAGGTGCTCCTGGCAAAAATCGATCTGCATGCAGGCACAATACCTCCCCATTTTTGAGCGCATTGTAGATTTTGATCAAATGCCCCAGATCGTTATTCTGTGTTATGATTTCGTAATTCTGAACTCCCTGGCTAGCCAGATAATCTTTGATCTTTTCATGTTCATTGTCAAACATGAGAATGTTGATCTTTCGGTTGATCCCATCTAGTAACTGACCTGCTATATCCCAATTGCCATAGTGACCCGAAACCAAGATGAGCCCATTACCTTCATTGGCCAACTCTATGAGTTTGCTTTCACCACTGTTAGAATAGCTATACAAAGACTTGTTCCCTGCCGAAAAGGCAATTTTGTCTAGCAAGGATTGGGCTAAATTCAGGAAATTATTTCTGACAATAGGCTTGGCTTCCTTTTTGGACAACTTCAATGCCTTTGTGTAGAATGAAATAAGAGCTTCCTTTGGGGCTGACCCGAATAGATAGTAATAATAAGATACCCCTCTAAGTAATAAGTAGGCGGCTTTTATATTTACAAATTTCAGTGTCCATACAATAATACGGTACCCCAAAAGGGTACCTCTAGTACGTCCTGTCCATTTGCTCATTAGGCATGCTCGTGCTTATTGACGATGAAATCGTAAAAGTCATTGAGTGTAGAAATAGACTTAAAGTCCTCTCCAGTCACTTTAAAACCAAAATGACTTTCGATTACCACCACCAAATCCACATAGTCCAGACTGTCCAAATCCAGCGTTTCATGAAGCACACCGTTAGGATCGAGAGATTCCACCTCCACTTCAAATTCCTCCGCCAAAAATCCGTTCACCGTTTCAACTACTTCTTCTCTAGTCATAATTCTTAATGATAAGGGTTGAATTCGTGCCCCCAAACCCAAAAGAGTTAGAAGCTATCGTATCCAAATTCGACTTTTTTGATTCTGCAATAATATTAAGATTTCGGGATACTTCATCGGGATTCTCAAAATTGATGTTTGGAGCGATAAAGGAATTGCGCATCATGATCATACTGTACACTATTTCGCTAGCTCCTGCCATCCAGCATTCATGCCCAGTCATAGATTTGGTAGAACTCACTGGAGTTTTCCCTCCAAAAACGTCGAGAATAGCCTGAGCCTCAAACATATCCCCCTTAGGAGTGGATGTGGCATGCGCATTGACATAATCCACCTCGCTTGCCTTGATGCCCGCCATTTTGAGTGCACGGGTAATAGAATCTACCTGACCTTCGGTATTTGGATTAGAAATATGATCGCCGTTGGACGAAAAACCATACCCTGTAATCTCACCGAGTATGGTAGCGCCTCTGCGCTGTGCCGATTCCAATGATTCAATGATTACTGTAGCAGCTCCTCCACTGGTGATCAAACCATCTCTATCCTTATCAAAGGGACGTGAGGATTTAGCTGGATCATCTTCCCGAGTAGAGAACACGCCCAAACCATCGAAGCTACCAAAAGCATACATATTCACTTCCTGAGCTCCTCCACAGATAATCATGTCTTCTAGTCCAGACTTAATCATATGATACCCCACACCAATCGCATGCGAACCTGAAGCACAGGCAGCACTAATCGTAAAGTTGATCCCGCGCAATCTGAAGATGGTAGCCAGGTTCATATTAACAGTCGAGTTCATAGATTGAAAAATCGATCCAGAACCCACCAGCATGGTATCTTTCTTTTCGCGAATCACATCTACTGCATCGATCACAGCCCCTGCTGTAGAATCATTACCAAAAAGGATTCCCGCACGATTTTGATCTAAATAATCCTGGCTTACCCCTGCCATATCTAATGCTTCTTTGGTAGAAACATAGGCATACTTGGCTTCTTCCGACATGCCTAAACGGGCTCTTCTAGGTAAGTCTTTTTTCAAATCTGGTTCTGACACGATACCTGTCAAACAAGACCGATAGCCAAATTCTCTTCTTTCCAGATCAAGTCCTATTCCACTCTTTCCTTGCCTGAGGGAATCAGTTACTTCATCTACATTTTTGCCAATGCAGGAATAAACACCGTATCCTGTTATTACGACTCTCATATTATTATGAATACAATCCTCCGTTGATATTGATTACTTCACCCGTAATGTAGCTAGCTTTAGGCGAGGCAAGAAAGGAAACGAGATCGGCTACTTCCTGAGCCGAACCAAAACGATTCATTGGTACCAATTTCTTCAATTCATCCTCATTCAAATCCTGAGTCATATCACTGGTGATAAATCCAGGAGCTACTGCATTAACAGTTATTTTTCTTTTGGCCAATTCTTGAGACAATGCTTTAGTTGCCGCTATCATTCCACCTTTTGCAGCAGAATAATTGACTTGACCTGGCACCCCTTTCAATCCTGAAAGTGAAGCCATATTAATGATTCGCCCAGCGCGATTTCTCACAAAATGCTGAAGCAAATGACGTGTCACATTATACATACCTTTTAGGCTAGTCTGTACTACGTCATCAAAATCCTTTTCTTCCATGAAAACCATGAGGTTGTCTCTCGTAATACCTGCATTATTTACAAGTACCTCTACTTTAGACTCCTTATTGTTGGCCAACCAGTCGCTCAACGTCTTTTCAACTTCAGCATGATCCTGCACCTGAAACTTCAGCAATTCGGCTGTACCTCCTACTTCTTCTATTTGCTTTTTGGTTTCTTCTGCAGCGCTATCATTGGAGGCATAGTTGATGAGTATATGCAAGCCAAGATCAGCTGCTAAAGTCACAGCCACTGCTCTACCTATACCTCTAGAACCACCGGTTACTAATGCACACTTTCTCAAAATAAATTCTTTTCTGCGTTCAATAATTTTTTCTTCAACTTCATCTGATGCGGATGAAGCGCAATGTCTTGTTTCAAAGTTGGCACGATCTCCCTTACAAAGTTGTAAAACTCTCTTGTGGATGAGGCCTTTTGATCAATCTTATTGCTCAAATCAATGGCCTGTGCAATTGAAATTGTCAATATGGTCAACACCTCAAATGCATTGTCTATGACCTTTTGAGTCATCACTGCCGCATTTGTACCCATACTCACGATATCCTGATTGTCCCCATTGTTTGGAATACTATGGATATACATTGGCATGGACAAGGTTTGGTTCTCAGCTGTTGTCGACACAGCTGTAAATTGCATACCCTGAAGACCAAAATTAAACCCTAACTTTTCCATATTCAGGAATGGAGGGAATATCTGATTCAATTTAGAATGCATCAGGAAGTTCAATTGACGTTCCATCAACATAGTCAGTTTGGTCACTGCGATTTTTAATTTATCCATTTCCAGAGCAATATAGTCGCCATGGAAATTCCCACCGTGATAGACATTTTTAGTATCCATGCAAATGATAGGATTATCGTTTGCTGAATTCACTTCGTCCTCTACGATTTGCTTACAATATTCATAGGTTTCCAATACTGGACCTATCACTTGCGGCACACATCTAAGTGAGTAGTACTCCTGAACTTTTTCAGAAAAATACTCCTGCCCCTCGATATGCTCTTCGTTGAACAGGTGAGCATTTCTTTGTTTTAGAACACTACCATCCTTCACCAAGTCGCGCATGATACTGGCCACTTTTTGTTGGCCTTTGTGCAGCTTCGAGTTGTTGAGCTCTGACGAGAAAGAGTCATCGTATGAAGACGTCAACTCATTCATAATAGAGGAAGCATGAATGGCCCAACCGATCAACTTCTTCGCTTTGATCAAATTGACTGCCGCAATCCCGGACATACATGACGTACCATTGATCGCACCCAGACCATCTCTCAGCATCAGCTTGGCCGGCTCTATCCCTTCAGCCTTAAGGGCTACAGCAGTATCCACCACTTCGCCTTTGTAATAAACCTGCCCGTGACCAATCAAGGTGTGAGCCACATGAGCCAATTGAAGTAAGTCACCACTGGCTCCTACTCCACCATGGGTTGGAATACAAGAGATGATGTCTTTTTCCAAAAACTTCTCCAAAGTTTCCAGGTACTGTAGACTAGAGCCTGAATACCCTAATGCCAAGGTATTGAGGCGGCAAACCATCACGATTCGCGCATACTCTTCGGAGATGTATTCTCCCGTGCCATTACAGTGGCTATGTATCAGATTGTATTGAAGTTCTTCTAGTTTATCATCAGAGATTCGATATTGAGCCATTGGCCCAAATCCTGTGTTAATCCCATAAATGACTTTATTTTTAGAAAACTCTTTAAGAAAATCGTAAGAATTTTGAATTTTCTCTTTTTGCTCTGAACTTAAACGATAGCTATCTTTTCTATCGAATATTTCTTCTATTTTTTCAATTGTAAGTCTTCCCAACTATCGTAAATTTTACCAACGATTTGAACATATTTTTTGTCAACCCACAAATCTAATGATTTAATTGGCAGGTCCTAGTTTCACCTTTCCAATTCTGAAATTTCCACTGCGATCCTTTAATATTGCCACAGATTAAACCTTAAGAACAAGCATAGATTCATGCGCTTCAACCGTCTCCCTATATTCGTTTTGATCCTCGGTATTTTTTTCGGAGGTCTATACGCATTGCTGAATGTGAAAATTAATGAAAACCTCGACGAAACTCTACCCAATCAAAAAGGTTTTTCTACCCTTCAGTCCTGGATGGACAAACAAAAGAACCTGGTTGTTTTTTCATTGAAACTAGACCCTACTAATTCATTGGAAGAGGTAGAAACGAAAGCTGACTCTTTGAAATCAATCCTTCAGAAGAGCCAATTGGTTGAATCAATTCAGTATAAAAATGACATAGATCCACAGCAGTTTTTCAACCTGATCTATGACAACCTCCCCATCTACCTGGAGGAGAAGGACTATAATCAATTAGACAGCTTGCTAAAGCCTGAAACAATGGCCAGCAAGCTACAGGCCAACAAAAAAACGCTGCTCTCACCAGAGGGTATTGGCCAGAGAAAAAGACTCCTCGATGATCCACTTGGCTTTTCGAACCTCGCATTTAAGGGGTTCAGTAAAATGCAAATGACCGAAGAGATCATTCAAAATGGCGGGTATTTCTTATCAAAGGATCGCAGCAAATTGTTGATCAAAGCCCGAGTCAATTTCGATATTGCCAACAGTGAGGCCAATCGCATGGCTACTGAAAAGATGGATCAGATTGTAAATGAATGGAACAACAATCTATCGAATGCTGAACTGGATTATTTTGGCACATTCCTGATCGCAGATGTCAATGCCCGGCAAATCCAAAAAGACGTACGTGTAACGGTATCCATTGCTGTCTCTGCCATTTTGCTTCTCTTGATTTATTACTATCGCAGATGGGTTATTTTGGCTTTTTTCCTCGTCCCAGGTTTGTTCGGGGTATTAACAGCTGCTTTACTTATTTATTTACTGCAGGGGCAGATTTCTGGATTGGCACTGGCTGCCAGCGCCATTGTTTTTGGGATAGTGGCTGACTACTCTTTCCACTTTTTTACCCATTTCAAGGAGAATGGGGATGCCATCAAAAGTAGAAACGAAATTATGTTTCCGCTCTTGATCAGCGGAGGAACAACCATTGTAGCTTTTCTATCCCTGTATTTTGCAGACTCTAAAACACTCAAGGATTTTGGCCTTTTCACCTCTTTCAGTTTAGCAGGCACCTTGTTTTTTATTTTGGCTGGATTGCCATATATCCTTCGAATTTTCGAAAAGAAAATCTC
This is a stretch of genomic DNA from Reichenbachiella ulvae. It encodes these proteins:
- a CDS encoding beta-ketoacyl-[acyl-carrier-protein] synthase family protein translates to MRVVITGYGVYSCIGKNVDEVTDSLRQGKSGIGLDLERREFGYRSCLTGIVSEPDLKKDLPRRARLGMSEEAKYAYVSTKEALDMAGVSQDYLDQNRAGILFGNDSTAGAVIDAVDVIREKKDTMLVGSGSIFQSMNSTVNMNLATIFRLRGINFTISAACASGSHAIGVGYHMIKSGLEDMIICGGAQEVNMYAFGSFDGLGVFSTREDDPAKSSRPFDKDRDGLITSGGAATVIIESLESAQRRGATILGEITGYGFSSNGDHISNPNTEGQVDSITRALKMAGIKASEVDYVNAHATSTPKGDMFEAQAILDVFGGKTPVSSTKSMTGHECWMAGASEIVYSMIMMRNSFIAPNINFENPDEVSRNLNIIAESKKSNLDTIASNSFGFGGTNSTLIIKNYD
- the fabG gene encoding 3-oxoacyl-ACP reductase FabG encodes the protein MRKCALVTGGSRGIGRAVAVTLAADLGLHILINYASNDSAAEETKKQIEEVGGTAELLKFQVQDHAEVEKTLSDWLANNKESKVEVLVNNAGITRDNLMVFMEEKDFDDVVQTSLKGMYNVTRHLLQHFVRNRAGRIINMASLSGLKGVPGQVNYSAAKGGMIAATKALSQELAKRKITVNAVAPGFITSDMTQDLNEDELKKLVPMNRFGSAQEVADLVSFLASPKASYITGEVININGGLYS
- a CDS encoding HAL/PAL/TAL family ammonia-lyase, which encodes MGRLTIEKIEEIFDRKDSYRLSSEQKEKIQNSYDFLKEFSKNKVIYGINTGFGPMAQYRISDDKLEELQYNLIHSHCNGTGEYISEEYARIVMVCRLNTLALGYSGSSLQYLETLEKFLEKDIISCIPTHGGVGASGDLLQLAHVAHTLIGHGQVYYKGEVVDTAVALKAEGIEPAKLMLRDGLGAINGTSCMSGIAAVNLIKAKKLIGWAIHASSIMNELTSSYDDSFSSELNNSKLHKGQQKVASIMRDLVKDGSVLKQRNAHLFNEEHIEGQEYFSEKVQEYYSLRCVPQVIGPVLETYEYCKQIVEDEVNSANDNPIICMDTKNVYHGGNFHGDYIALEMDKLKIAVTKLTMLMERQLNFLMHSKLNQIFPPFLNMEKLGFNFGLQGMQFTAVSTTAENQTLSMPMYIHSIPNNGDNQDIVSMGTNAAVMTQKVIDNAFEVLTILTISIAQAIDLSNKIDQKASSTREFYNFVREIVPTLKQDIALHPHQMKLKKKLLNAEKNLF